A genomic region of Papaver somniferum cultivar HN1 chromosome 7, ASM357369v1, whole genome shotgun sequence contains the following coding sequences:
- the LOC113299227 gene encoding 1-aminocyclopropane-1-carboxylate synthase-like: MGFAENSQNLLSRIANGNGHGEDSPYFDGWKAYDNDPFHPTDNPNGVIQMGLAENQLSFDLVVDWIKRHPEASICTNQGVNDFMELALFQDYHGLSTFREAIAKFMGKIRGGKATFDPDHVVMSGGATGAAETIAFCLADAGDAFLVPSPYYPAFSRDFGWRTGVKLIPIVCESSNNFRITITALEAAYQKAQEADIRVKGLLINNPSNPLGTVLDKDTLRSLVKFINEKNIHLVCDEIYAATVFEKPDFVSISEVVEETKECNRDLIHVLSSLSKDMGLPGFRVGIIYSYNKSVVNCARKMSSFGLVSTQTQHFVASLLSDDEFVDRFLSESSKRLAKRHNMLTRGLKEVGIGSLKSNAGLFFWMDLRSLLKEPTLGAEMSLWRVIINDVKLNVSPGSSFQCSEAGWFRVCFANMDDETVEIALGRIRKFVALQVKDNNSSESPPLAKKPRWMNNLRVSFSRRCEEIIMTPRMMSPHSPMPHSPLVRTRT; the protein is encoded by the exons ATGGGTTTCGCTGAAAACAGTCAAAACCTTCTTTCTAGAATTGCAAACGGTAACGGACACGGCGAAGATTCTCCGTATTTCGATGGATGGAAAGCATATGACAATGATCCCTTTCATCCAACTGATAATCCTAATGGAGTCATTCAAATGGGTCTTGCTGAAAATCAG CTATCCTTTGATTTAGTTGTAGACTGGATTAAGAGACATCCAGAGGCTTCAATATGTACTAACCAAGGAGTCAACGACTTCATGGAGCTCGCTCTCTTTCAAGATTATCATGGACTATCTACTTTTCGAGAG GCTATTGCTAAGTTTATGGGGAAAATAAGAGGAGGTAAGGCTACATTTGATCCAGATCACGTAGTTATGAGTGGAGGAGCTACTGGTGCTGCTGAAACTATTGCCTTTTGTTTAGCTGATGCCGGTGACGCGTTCCTCGTTCCTTCGCCATATTATCCGGC ATTTAGTCGAGACTTTGGATGGAGGACAGGGGTGAAGCTAATTCCAATCGTCTGCGAAAGTTCTAACAATTTCCGCATCACCATTACGGCATTGGAAGCTGCATATCAGAAAGCCCAAGAAGCTGACATTAGAGTTAAAGGTTTACTCATAAACAACCCTTCAAACCCGTTGGGAACTGTCCTAGATAAGGACACACTAAGATCCCTTGTGAAGTTCATCAATGAAAAGAATATCCATCTGGTGTGCGACGAAATTTATGCTGCCACCGTTTTCGAAAAACCTGATTTCGTAAGCATTTCCGAGGTAGTCGAagaaactaaggaatgcaatcgcgATCTCATCCATGTTCTATCTAGTCTTTCGAAGGATATGGGACTTCCAGGCTTTAGAGTTGGAATTATTTATTCCTACAACAAAAGTGTAGTAAATTGTGCTCGAAAGATGTCGAGTTTCGGATTAGTTTCTACACAAACACAACATTTTGTTGCATCATTGCTTTCAGATGACGAGTTTGTTGATCGGTTTCTCTCCGAGAGTTCAAAGAGGTTGGCGAAAAGACATAATATGCTTACACGAGGCCTCAAGGAAGTAGGAATTGGTAGTTTGAAAAGTAATGCAGGTTTATTTTTCTGGATGGACTTACGGAGTCTTCTTAAAGAGCCGACTCTGGGAGCCGAGATGTCATTATGGCGTGTTATCATCAACGATGTTAAACTTAACGTGTCACCTGGTTCTTCTTTTCAATGTTCAGAAGCTGGATGGTTTCGGGTTTGTTTTGCAAACATGGATGATGAAACAGTGGAAATCGCACTTGGAAGAATCCGAAAATTCGTGGCACTTCAAGTGAAGGATAACAATTCATCAGAATCACCTCCACTTGCGAAGAAACCACGATGGATGAACAACCTTCGTGTCAGCTTTTCTCGAAGGTGCGAAGAGATTATTATGACACCAAGAATGATGTCGCCTCACTCCCCCATGCCTCACTCACCTCTTGTTCGTACGAGAACTTAA